Proteins encoded in a region of the Gigantopelta aegis isolate Gae_Host chromosome 13, Gae_host_genome, whole genome shotgun sequence genome:
- the LOC121387583 gene encoding uncharacterized protein LOC121387583, which yields MCHTKQHKSPSSGVDRRQKISQTPDRKQHNEQKVYSVDTEFFVDTVQSVNKESESWIVPILINKTLVPLKLDTGSDVNILGYKDFQNLLQKPKLNSSKVLLKAYDGGNVPVKGQCVLELCYKDSRYRALFIISDEDVRPILGCKSCEKMGLVKRVLSLEHHVETDIKVDVFKEFSDTFEGLGCLPGKVSIKLHNDAIPVVEPCRKVPFALYDKLKAELHKIEDMKVIEKIEEPTE from the coding sequence atgtgtcacACCAAACAACACAAAAGTCCCTCGTCTGGAGTTGACAGAAGACAAAAAATAAGCCAAACGCCTGATCGCAAACAACACAATGAACAAAAAGTTTATTCAGTTGATACAGAGTTCTTTGTTGACACAGTTCAGTCAGTAAATAAAGAAAGTGAATCATGGATTGTTccaatattaataaacaaaactctTGTACCTTTGAAACTTGACACAGGTTCAGATGTGAACATATTGGGTTACAAAGATTTTCAAAACTTGTTGCAAAAGCCAAAACTAAACAGCAGTAAGGTTCTGTTGAAAGCATATGATGGAGGAAATGTACCGGTAAAAGGTCAGTGTGTACTGGAACTTTGCTACAAGGATAGTCGATACAGAGCATTGTTTATCATCAGTGATGAAGATGTACGACCTATTTTGGGCTGCAAGTCATGCGAAAAAATGGGTTTGGTGAAACGAGTACTGTCACTTGAACATCACGTTGAAACGGATATCAAGGTAGATGTATTCAAGGAGTTTTCTGATACATTTGAAGGTCTTGGTTGTCTCCCAGGAAAAGTTAGCATAAAACTGCATAATGATGCAATACCAGTTGTTGAGCCATGTAGGAAAGTACCATTTGCCTTATATGATAAGCTCAAAGCAGAACTTCATAAGATAGAAGACATGAAGGTGATTGAAAAAATTGAAGAGCCAACAGAATGA
- the LOC121387584 gene encoding uncharacterized protein K02A2.6-like yields MYTADTLSRTPIEGQNSTTENDVETYVDGVISSIPVSDQKQEEICKSTAEDAVMQSLVNTILNGWPEERSQCRKELIPFWNYRDELSVINGMVFKGTRVVIPDKMRSCILGKIHVGHMGMEKCKQRAREVVFWLYMNHDIVNMVKQCETCQANQKQQMAEPLLSRPLPMRPWQKVSTDLFELGRKDYIVIVDSYSNYPEVIGMSSQSSSSVILAMKTTFARHGIPEEVLSGNGPCYSSMEFAQFSKDWDFQHVTSSPKFPQSNGLAEKTVQTVKSLMRKCLDCGEDPHLGLLAYRTTQLGNGLSPAQLLMGRQLRGNLPITVSKLTVPKSKYVVKWRKQQRYSQKHFHDKKAVRELKPLSSGDKVRIDHNSKRTEQGTAVRSPAPRSYLVKMQSGVEIRRNRRDLRPDHSNRSSETSSFSDPEEDKQPSEEVSIQPTTKSGRNIRKPDRLIENCFIHSEKMC; encoded by the coding sequence ATGTACACAGCAGATACCCTTTCCAGAACGCCTATTGAAGGTCAGAATTCCACAACAGAAAATGATGTAGAAACATACGTTGATGGTGTTATTTCGTCAATCCCAGTAAGTGACCAGAAACAAGAAGAAATCTGCAAAAGTACAGCAGAAGATGCAGTGATGCAATCTCTTGTAAACACAATATTGAATGGGTGGCCAGAAGAAAGGTCACAGTGCCGAAAAGAGTTGATACCTTTTTGGAATTACAGAGATGAACTATCAGTCATTAATGGAATGGTGTTTAAAGGAACGCGAGTTGTGATTCCAGATAAGATGCGTTCTTGCATTCTTGGGAAAATTCATGTAGGGCACATGGGTATGGAAAAGTGCAAGCAGAGAGCTCGAGAAGTAGTTTTCTGGCTTTACATGAACCATGATATTGTCAATATGGTAAAGCAGTGTGAAACATGTCAAGCTAATCAGAAGCAGCAAATGGCTGAACCTCTACTCTCACGTCCATTGCCAATGCGACCATGGCAAAAAGTATCAACAGATTTGTTTGAACTCGGGAGAAAAGActacattgttattgttgattcATATTCAAATTATCCAGAGGTGATAGGAATGTCAAGTCAGTCGAGCAGCTCGGTGATACTAGCAATGAAAACTACATTTGCTAGACATGGCATTCCGGAAGAAGTTCTCAGTGGTAATGGACCGTGCTACAGTAGTATGGAATTCGCTCAGTTTTCAAAAGATTGGGATTTCCAACATGTTACAAGTAGTCCGAAATTTCCTCAGTCCAATGGACTGGCTGAAAAAACGGTTCAGACTGTTAAGTCGCTAATGAGAAAATGCCTGGATTGTGGTGAAGATCCGCATTTAGGGCTACTAGCCTACCGAACAACTCAGTTGGGGAATGGACTTTCTCCAGCTCAGCTCTTAATGGGAAGACAACTTCGTGGCAATCTTCCCATAACTGTTTCAAAACTTACTGTACCTAAATCAAAATATGTGGTCAAATGGAGAAAGCAACAACGTTACTCCCAGAAACATTTTCATGATAAAAAAGCAGTAAGAGAACTAAAACCTCTTTCGTCTGGAGACAAAGTTAGAATTGACCATAATTCAAAGAGGACTGAACAAGGAACAGCAGTACGAAGTCCTGCACCAAGGTCATATCTAGTAAAAATGCAAAGTGGTGTTGAGATTCGTCGGAATAGGCGTGATCTAAGACCTGATCACAGCAACAGATCATCAGAAACCAGTTCATTTAGTGATCCAGAGGAAGATAAGCAACCATCGGAGGAAGTTAGTATACAACCAACAACGAAAAGTGGTCGGAATATTCGAAAACCGGATAGGCTGATTGAAAATTGCTTCATCCACAGTGAAAAGATGTGTTAG